The Panthera leo isolate Ple1 chromosome C2, P.leo_Ple1_pat1.1, whole genome shotgun sequence genome window below encodes:
- the MYLK gene encoding myosin light chain kinase, smooth muscle isoform X9 encodes MAMISGLSGRKSSTGSPTSPLNAEKLESEEDVSQAFLEAVAEEKPHVKPYFSKTIRDLEVVEGSAARFDCKIEGYPDPEVVWFKDDQSIRESRHFQIDYDEDGNCSLIISDVCGDDDAKYTCKAVNSLGEATCTAELIVETMEEGEGEGEEEEEEE; translated from the exons ATGGCAATGATCTCAGGGCTCAGTGGCAGGAAATCCTCAACAGGATCACCAACCAGCCCGCTCAATGCAGAAAAATTAGAATCTGAAG AAGATGTGTCCCAAGCTTTCCTTGAGGCTGTTGCTGAGGAAAAGCCCCATGTAAAACCCTATTTCTCTAAGACCATCCGTGATTTAGAAGTTGTGGAGGGAAGCGCTGCTAGATTTGACTGCAAGATTGAAG GATACCCAGACCCTGAAGTTGTCTGGTTCAAAGATGACCAGTCAATCCGGGAGTCCCGCCACTTCCAGATAGACTACGACGAGGATGGGAACTGCTCTTTAATCATTAGTGATGTTTGCGGGGATGATGATGCCAAGTATACCTGCAAGGCTGTCAACAGTCTCGGAGAAGCCACCTGCACAGCAGAGCTCATTGTGGAAACcatggaggaaggggaaggggaaggagaagaggaagaagaggaagagtga
- the MYLK gene encoding myosin light chain kinase, smooth muscle isoform X8, with the protein MGVEAQYEKGFCLMLTLFSHINAHIGSRPHSILRTSSDTLIVLSRARLGSLLWQNFGTGEVLISRTAAPLGLGSFPRAPLPNGNQGHRLSPTPVSIFQKTGNAVRAIGRLSSMAMISGLSGRKSSTGSPTSPLNAEKLESEDVSQAFLEAVAEEKPHVKPYFSKTIRDLEVVEGSAARFDCKIEGYPDPEVVWFKDDQSIRESRHFQIDYDEDGNCSLIISDVCGDDDAKYTCKAVNSLGEATCTAELIVETMEEGEGEGEEEEEEE; encoded by the exons ATGGGAGTTGAAGCACAGTATGAAAAGGGTTTTTGTCTCATGTTGACCTTGTTTAGTCACATTAACGCACACATTGGTTCCAGGCCCCATTCCATTCTCCGAACATCTTCTGACACGCTGATAGTGCTGAGCAGAGCAAGGTTGGGCTCACTCCTCTGGCAGAACTTCGGCACTGGGGAGGTCCTCATTTCAAGGACAGCTGCACCTCTGGGGCTAGGCTCTTTTCCCCGAGCCCCACTGCCCAACGGGAACCAGGGACACCGCCTGAGTCCAACGCCAGTGTCTATTTTCCAGAAAACGGGCAATGCTGTGAGAGCCATTGGAAGACTGTCCTCTATGGCAATGATCTCAGGGCTCAGTGGCAGGAAATCCTCAACAGGATCACCAACCAGCCCGCTCAATGCAGAAAAATTAGAATCTGAAG ATGTGTCCCAAGCTTTCCTTGAGGCTGTTGCTGAGGAAAAGCCCCATGTAAAACCCTATTTCTCTAAGACCATCCGTGATTTAGAAGTTGTGGAGGGAAGCGCTGCTAGATTTGACTGCAAGATTGAAG GATACCCAGACCCTGAAGTTGTCTGGTTCAAAGATGACCAGTCAATCCGGGAGTCCCGCCACTTCCAGATAGACTACGACGAGGATGGGAACTGCTCTTTAATCATTAGTGATGTTTGCGGGGATGATGATGCCAAGTATACCTGCAAGGCTGTCAACAGTCTCGGAGAAGCCACCTGCACAGCAGAGCTCATTGTGGAAACcatggaggaaggggaaggggaaggagaagaggaagaagaggaagagtga